From a region of the Corallococcus coralloides DSM 2259 genome:
- a CDS encoding vitamin K epoxide reductase family protein: protein MSKKAPTPAAPVPTRGALALLVLGLLTSALAVYQWMELLTLRAGGATACGINEHVNCETVWNSDFASSVHDTLGIPIAGLGLVWGLSAVGLAALYLAWAKAGRSVRPAASGLRLLALAGVVSVAVFASVSASVGVVCPTCLGTYVLVLAFAGVAWRGLPGPLLPQAGEWGDTLKWTVGISAVAFVAMLMPGRATPHAPKAGAFLPPVASTQAQNTSSSNSGMPPPPPAPPTTLPEFIASLPQDQKQFLADSLAMYRSGTPKLAAYPPRALYGPADAPVKVLEWTDSKCPHCKSLVEELALIKQHAPKGMLSVEARQFPLDGQCNPAIPNRGPDALSVRCAAARATVCLEGAKDFWELREKLFAAQAFLDTDKVMEIASSGSVARPQLEGCMTAPETIGKLRQDVEYAMRYNIQGTPLVLVNGREVPPSAPLIYALVLASGNPDAPAFSALPPPRARGTGAPGHEGHAHP, encoded by the coding sequence ATGAGCAAGAAGGCCCCGACCCCGGCCGCCCCCGTCCCCACCCGTGGCGCACTCGCGCTGCTGGTGCTGGGCCTCCTCACCAGTGCGCTCGCCGTCTATCAATGGATGGAGCTGCTCACGCTGCGCGCCGGTGGCGCCACCGCCTGCGGCATCAACGAGCACGTCAACTGCGAGACCGTCTGGAACTCGGACTTCGCCAGCTCCGTGCACGACACCCTGGGCATCCCCATCGCGGGCCTGGGGCTCGTGTGGGGCCTGTCCGCCGTGGGCCTCGCCGCGCTGTACCTCGCGTGGGCGAAGGCGGGCCGCTCGGTGCGTCCGGCGGCCAGCGGCCTGCGCCTGCTGGCGCTCGCGGGCGTCGTCTCCGTCGCCGTCTTCGCCAGCGTCAGCGCGAGCGTGGGCGTGGTGTGCCCCACGTGTCTGGGCACCTACGTGCTGGTGCTCGCGTTCGCGGGCGTCGCCTGGCGCGGCCTGCCCGGACCCCTGCTGCCCCAGGCGGGCGAGTGGGGCGACACGCTCAAGTGGACCGTGGGCATCTCCGCCGTCGCCTTCGTGGCCATGCTGATGCCCGGCCGGGCCACGCCGCATGCGCCGAAGGCGGGCGCCTTCCTGCCGCCGGTGGCCTCCACGCAGGCGCAGAACACGTCCAGCTCCAACTCGGGCATGCCGCCGCCCCCGCCCGCGCCGCCGACCACGCTGCCTGAGTTCATCGCCAGCCTGCCGCAGGACCAGAAGCAGTTCCTGGCGGACTCGCTGGCCATGTACCGGTCGGGCACGCCGAAGCTCGCGGCCTATCCGCCGCGCGCGCTCTACGGCCCGGCGGACGCGCCCGTGAAGGTGCTGGAGTGGACGGACAGCAAGTGCCCCCACTGCAAGTCGTTGGTGGAGGAGCTGGCCCTCATCAAGCAGCACGCCCCCAAGGGCATGCTGTCCGTGGAGGCGCGGCAGTTCCCGCTGGATGGTCAGTGCAACCCGGCCATCCCCAACCGCGGTCCTGACGCGCTCAGCGTGCGCTGCGCCGCGGCCCGGGCCACGGTGTGCCTGGAGGGCGCGAAGGACTTCTGGGAGCTGCGCGAGAAGCTCTTCGCCGCGCAGGCCTTCCTGGACACCGACAAGGTGATGGAGATCGCCAGCTCCGGCTCCGTGGCGCGCCCGCAGCTGGAGGGGTGCATGACGGCGCCGGAGACCATCGGGAAGCTGCGCCAGGATGTCGAGTACGCCATGCGCTACAACATCCAGGGCACGCCGCTGGTGCTGGTGAACGGCCGTGAGGTGCCCCCGTCCGCGCCGCTCATCTACGCGCTGGTGCTGGCGAGCGGCAACCCCGACGCCCCCGCCTTCAGCGCCCTGCCGCCTCCGCGCGCGCGGGGCACCGGCGCCCCCGGCCACGAGGGCCACGCCCACCCGTAA
- the hppD gene encoding 4-hydroxyphenylpyruvate dioxygenase, with amino-acid sequence MAKQESLGIKALESIHWYVHDLERSRQFYTKGLDFAEVAVSGPELDAHGKQKSALFQAGEIALVVSQPVGEGGRAWRYLRKHPDGVGTLNFEVEDVEKAFKLLEQRGATFITDIQRFTDDAGGKLAFFSITTPFGDTTFRFLQRDNYKSIYPGFQVHAQPKGGQNKYGFDKLDHVTSNFQTMKPMLLWMEHVMGFEKFWHIEFHTEDVASQQKRDHGSGLKSEVMWDPKSGVKFANNEPKFPFFKASQINIFNEDHRGDGVQHLAITVKDILSSVKDMRQNAGIQFMPTPGSYYDALPERIQRMGIKKIDEDINVLRDLEVLIDGDKERSYMLQIFMKDAASLYKQADAGPFFYEIIQRKGDQGFGGGNFRALFESIERAQKAEGRV; translated from the coding sequence ATGGCCAAGCAGGAATCGCTGGGCATCAAGGCCCTGGAGAGCATCCACTGGTACGTGCATGACCTGGAGCGCAGCCGCCAGTTCTACACGAAGGGGTTGGACTTCGCGGAGGTGGCGGTGTCCGGGCCGGAGCTGGACGCGCACGGCAAGCAGAAGTCCGCGCTGTTCCAGGCGGGTGAGATTGCCCTGGTGGTGAGCCAGCCCGTCGGCGAGGGCGGCCGCGCGTGGCGCTATCTGCGCAAGCACCCGGACGGCGTGGGCACGCTGAACTTCGAGGTGGAGGACGTGGAGAAGGCGTTCAAGCTGCTGGAGCAGCGCGGCGCCACGTTCATCACGGACATCCAGCGCTTCACGGACGACGCGGGCGGCAAGCTGGCGTTCTTCTCCATCACGACGCCGTTTGGCGACACCACGTTCCGCTTCCTGCAGCGGGACAACTACAAGTCCATCTACCCGGGCTTCCAGGTGCACGCGCAGCCCAAGGGCGGCCAGAACAAGTACGGCTTCGACAAGCTGGACCACGTCACGTCGAACTTCCAGACGATGAAGCCCATGCTCCTGTGGATGGAGCACGTGATGGGCTTCGAGAAGTTCTGGCACATCGAGTTCCACACCGAGGACGTGGCGTCGCAGCAGAAGCGCGACCACGGCAGCGGCCTGAAGTCGGAGGTGATGTGGGATCCGAAGAGCGGCGTGAAGTTCGCGAACAACGAGCCCAAGTTCCCGTTCTTCAAGGCCAGCCAGATCAACATCTTCAACGAGGACCACCGCGGTGACGGCGTGCAGCACCTGGCCATCACGGTGAAGGACATCCTGTCCTCCGTGAAGGACATGCGGCAGAACGCGGGCATCCAGTTCATGCCCACGCCGGGCTCGTACTACGACGCGCTGCCGGAGCGCATCCAGCGCATGGGCATCAAGAAGATCGACGAGGACATCAACGTCCTGCGCGACCTGGAGGTGCTCATCGACGGTGACAAGGAGCGCAGCTACATGCTCCAGATCTTCATGAAGGACGCGGCGAGCCTCTACAAGCAGGCGGACGCGGGCCCGTTCTTCTACGAGATCATCCAGCGCAAGGGCGACCAGGGCTTCGGCGGCGGCAACTTCCGCGCCCTGTTCGAGAGCATCGAGCGCGCGCAGAAGGCCGAAGGGCGCGTGTAG
- the maiA gene encoding maleylacetoacetate isomerase — protein MKNLKLHGYWRSSASWRARIALNWKGLPFEYLAVHLLKDGGQQFSQDYRAVNPMARVPTLEWTEADGQARKLSESMAILEYLEERVPSPALLPTDAYLRAKARMLAEMVNAGMQPLQNTSVTLRIKTELKADEKAWAAHWNVHGLTALEAAVQATAGRYCVGDGVSFADVLLVPQLYGARRFGVDLKPYPTLLRIEAACNELPAFQAAQPDRQPDAQPV, from the coding sequence ATGAAGAACCTCAAGCTGCACGGCTACTGGCGCTCCTCCGCGTCCTGGCGCGCGCGCATCGCGTTGAACTGGAAGGGGCTCCCCTTCGAGTACCTGGCGGTGCACCTGCTCAAGGATGGCGGCCAGCAGTTCTCCCAGGACTACCGCGCCGTGAACCCCATGGCCCGCGTGCCCACCCTGGAGTGGACGGAAGCGGACGGGCAGGCGCGCAAGCTGTCCGAGTCCATGGCCATCCTGGAGTACCTGGAGGAGCGCGTGCCCTCGCCTGCCCTCCTGCCCACGGATGCGTACCTCCGCGCGAAGGCTCGCATGCTGGCGGAGATGGTGAACGCCGGGATGCAGCCCCTGCAGAACACGTCGGTAACGCTGCGCATCAAGACCGAGCTGAAGGCGGACGAGAAGGCCTGGGCGGCGCACTGGAACGTGCACGGGCTGACGGCGCTGGAGGCGGCGGTGCAGGCGACGGCGGGGCGTTATTGTGTGGGAGACGGAGTGTCGTTCGCGGACGTGCTGTTGGTTCCGCAGCTCTACGGGGCCCGCCGGTTCGGTGTAGACCTGAAGCCCTATCCCACGCTGCTGCGCATCGAGGCGGCGTGCAACGAACTCCCCGCCTTCCAGGCGGCGCAGCCGGACCGGCAGCCCGACGCGCAGCCGGTGTAG
- a CDS encoding translation initiation factor — protein MGKRDKKDEAPPPGPFNNPFAALSAQRDALPAGSPPPPPREKPEPKGPARAVVRMERKGRGGKEVTVVEQLGLPAAQLDTWLKALKNGLGCGGVVEDDALVLQGDQRERLPALLEARGVRKVTVG, from the coding sequence ATGGGCAAGCGCGACAAGAAGGACGAGGCCCCGCCGCCGGGGCCCTTCAACAACCCCTTCGCCGCCCTGTCCGCGCAGCGGGACGCGCTGCCCGCCGGGTCGCCGCCTCCTCCGCCCCGGGAGAAGCCGGAGCCGAAGGGGCCCGCGCGCGCCGTGGTGCGCATGGAGCGCAAGGGCCGGGGCGGTAAAGAGGTGACGGTGGTGGAGCAGCTGGGGCTGCCCGCCGCCCAGCTGGACACCTGGCTCAAGGCGCTCAAGAACGGCCTGGGCTGCGGTGGCGTGGTGGAGGACGACGCGCTGGTGTTGCAGGGCGACCAGCGCGAACGGCTTCCCGCGCTCCTGGAAGCGCGGGGCGTCCGCAAGGTCACCGTCGGCTGA
- a CDS encoding DUF2270 domain-containing protein: protein MSTKEHRKNDLEQPEISQQAMAQLFRGELSRSDTWRTRLDTTTNWALTTTAAVISFGFASPESSHVTFLVGIWMVVSFLLIEARRYRYYDLWNRRVRLLEDGWWAPMLRHEPVDPDALRELAVEMSRPQIQLSLVSAIATRLNRAYGPILIVLLVTWFFKVYSHPRPPRDFGDFVERAHVAWIPGPVVMASLLFLTVAAAYLFTASFFIRAPLGELRTRPRGRRAALWESFYRPYAIQRRKRPRPPGVRAGAPRPPAPFDH, encoded by the coding sequence ATGAGCACGAAGGAGCACAGGAAGAACGACCTGGAGCAGCCTGAGATCTCTCAGCAGGCCATGGCGCAGCTCTTCCGTGGCGAGCTGAGCCGCTCGGACACGTGGCGCACGCGCCTGGACACCACGACGAACTGGGCGCTCACCACCACGGCGGCGGTCATCTCCTTCGGCTTCGCGTCGCCGGAGAGCTCGCACGTCACGTTCCTGGTGGGCATCTGGATGGTGGTGTCCTTCCTGCTCATCGAGGCTCGGCGCTACCGCTACTACGACCTGTGGAACCGCCGCGTGCGCCTGCTGGAGGACGGCTGGTGGGCGCCGATGCTGCGGCACGAGCCGGTGGATCCGGACGCGCTGCGGGAGCTGGCGGTGGAGATGTCCCGGCCGCAGATCCAGCTGTCGCTGGTGTCCGCCATCGCGACGCGGCTCAACCGCGCGTACGGGCCCATCCTCATCGTCCTGTTGGTGACCTGGTTCTTCAAGGTCTACAGCCATCCGCGGCCGCCGCGTGACTTCGGGGACTTCGTGGAGCGGGCGCACGTGGCCTGGATTCCAGGCCCGGTGGTGATGGCCTCGCTGCTGTTCCTCACCGTGGCGGCGGCGTACCTCTTCACCGCTTCCTTCTTCATCCGGGCGCCGCTGGGCGAGCTGCGCACCCGGCCGCGTGGACGCAGGGCCGCGCTGTGGGAGTCCTTCTACCGGCCCTACGCCATCCAGCGCCGCAAGCGCCCGCGGCCCCCGGGCGTCCGAGCCGGCGCGCCGCGCCCGCCAGCCCCGTTCGACCACTGA
- a CDS encoding isocitrate/isopropylmalate dehydrogenase family protein, producing the protein MANTRTVTVINGDGIGPEVSAATIRVLEALKVPLEFEFKDAGTEVVAKFGTNLPHETVEAVLRSGVALKGPTGTVVGGGLPSANVGLRKRLDLYSSLRPVKSVPNVKTRYENVDLVVVRENTEDLYAGLEHIVVPGVVEAIKVITEKASTRIARFAFEYAKKNGRKKVSAIHKANIMKLSDGLFLDCCRKVSREFPEVAYDEVIVDNLCMQLVKDPTRFDVMVLENLYGDIVSDLCAGLVGGLGMVPGANIGERTAVFEAVHGTAPDIAGKGIANPTALMMSAVMMLEWLDLREASQRMANAIQKVYGGESKVRTGDLGGSATTREFTDAIIAAL; encoded by the coding sequence ATGGCGAACACGCGCACTGTGACGGTCATCAACGGCGACGGCATTGGTCCCGAGGTCTCGGCGGCCACCATCCGCGTCCTGGAAGCCCTCAAGGTCCCCCTGGAGTTCGAGTTCAAGGACGCGGGCACGGAAGTGGTGGCCAAGTTCGGCACCAACCTGCCCCACGAGACGGTGGAGGCCGTGCTGCGCAGCGGCGTGGCGCTCAAGGGCCCCACCGGCACCGTCGTGGGCGGCGGCCTGCCTTCCGCGAACGTGGGCCTGCGCAAGCGGCTGGACCTGTACTCGTCCCTGCGCCCGGTGAAGAGCGTCCCCAACGTCAAGACGCGCTACGAGAACGTCGACCTGGTGGTCGTGCGTGAGAACACCGAGGACCTCTACGCGGGCCTGGAGCACATCGTGGTGCCGGGCGTCGTGGAGGCCATCAAGGTCATCACGGAGAAGGCGTCCACGCGCATCGCCCGCTTCGCCTTCGAGTACGCCAAGAAGAACGGCCGCAAGAAGGTGTCCGCCATCCACAAGGCGAACATCATGAAGCTGTCGGACGGCCTCTTCCTGGACTGCTGCCGCAAGGTGAGCCGCGAGTTCCCGGAGGTCGCGTACGACGAGGTCATCGTCGACAACCTCTGCATGCAGCTGGTGAAGGACCCGACCCGCTTCGACGTGATGGTGCTGGAGAACCTCTACGGCGACATCGTCAGCGACCTGTGCGCGGGCCTGGTGGGCGGCCTGGGCATGGTGCCGGGCGCCAACATCGGCGAGCGCACCGCCGTCTTCGAGGCCGTGCACGGCACCGCCCCGGACATCGCGGGCAAGGGCATCGCGAACCCCACCGCGCTGATGATGTCCGCGGTGATGATGCTGGAGTGGCTGGACCTGCGTGAGGCGTCCCAGCGCATGGCCAACGCCATCCAGAAGGTCTACGGCGGCGAGTCGAAGGTGCGCACCGGCGACCTGGGCGGCAGCGCCACCACGCGCGAGTTCACCGACGCCATCATCGCCGCGCTGTAA
- a CDS encoding YgfZ/GcvT domain-containing protein has product MEPLTLHFVHEQVGARFISVGGREVVAGYGDVGAEYGAARDAVALHDASYREILRITGEDRASFLHGMVTQEVKNLPVGSAAYGAFLTVKGAMVGDARILKREDDLLLDLEPGLGAKVREFLDKYLISEDAELHDGTPDQAWLKLLGPRTAQVLAAVPGGPLELPAPLSSRKATLAGQEVWLLGTALPGGLAGVDVLVPRAGLEAVWTALVQAGGAHGLKPLGFDALELVRVEAGVPRYGQDMVDTTIPLEANLTNAISYNKGCYIGQEVIARATFRGHMNRKLAGLLLGEKDVAPGTELRRGEKKVGWVTSVVTSPVKGQRVALGYVHRDSLEPGTELTLGDGAGTVTVAALPFTAS; this is encoded by the coding sequence ATGGAACCGCTGACGCTGCATTTTGTTCACGAGCAGGTGGGTGCTCGCTTCATTTCGGTGGGCGGCCGCGAGGTCGTGGCCGGGTATGGAGACGTGGGCGCGGAGTATGGCGCGGCCCGTGACGCAGTGGCACTGCACGATGCGTCCTACCGCGAAATCCTCCGGATAACGGGGGAGGATCGCGCCTCCTTCCTCCACGGCATGGTCACCCAGGAGGTGAAGAACCTCCCGGTGGGCTCGGCCGCCTATGGCGCCTTCCTCACGGTGAAGGGCGCCATGGTGGGAGACGCACGCATCCTCAAGCGGGAGGACGACCTCCTCCTGGACCTGGAGCCCGGCCTGGGCGCCAAGGTGCGGGAGTTCCTGGACAAATACCTCATCTCCGAGGACGCGGAGCTGCACGACGGCACCCCGGACCAGGCCTGGCTCAAGCTGCTCGGCCCCCGGACGGCCCAGGTGCTGGCCGCCGTCCCGGGCGGCCCCCTGGAGCTTCCGGCGCCCCTGTCCAGCCGCAAGGCGACCCTCGCCGGGCAGGAGGTGTGGCTGTTGGGGACGGCGCTGCCGGGCGGGCTGGCCGGCGTGGACGTGCTGGTGCCGCGCGCGGGGCTGGAGGCGGTGTGGACGGCGCTGGTCCAGGCGGGCGGGGCGCACGGGCTGAAACCGCTGGGGTTCGACGCGCTGGAGTTGGTGCGGGTGGAGGCGGGGGTGCCGCGCTACGGGCAGGACATGGTGGACACCACCATCCCCCTGGAGGCGAACCTCACGAACGCCATCTCCTACAACAAGGGGTGCTACATCGGGCAGGAGGTCATCGCCCGGGCCACCTTCCGCGGGCACATGAACCGCAAGCTGGCGGGGCTGCTGCTGGGTGAGAAGGACGTGGCGCCCGGCACGGAGCTGCGCCGCGGGGAGAAGAAGGTGGGCTGGGTGACCAGCGTGGTGACGTCCCCGGTGAAGGGCCAGCGGGTGGCGCTGGGCTACGTGCACCGCGACTCGCTGGAGCCGGGCACGGAGCTGACGCTGGGGGATGGCGCGGGCACCGTCACGGTGGCCGCCCTGCCCTTTACGGCTTCGTAG
- a CDS encoding cupin domain-containing protein, whose amino-acid sequence MDVKQLSAFQGFSLEKLQKHTVFQSGRFFLDVYCLAPGQAQKPHRHATSDKVYLVLEGSCRFRIGDEEAAHGPGSTLFAPAGTEHGVVNDGPDNARLLVLMTPPPEHA is encoded by the coding sequence ATGGATGTGAAGCAGCTTTCGGCCTTCCAGGGCTTCTCTTTAGAGAAGCTCCAGAAGCACACCGTCTTCCAGTCGGGTCGCTTCTTCCTCGACGTCTACTGCCTGGCCCCGGGCCAGGCGCAGAAGCCCCACCGGCATGCCACGTCCGACAAGGTGTACCTCGTGCTGGAGGGGAGCTGCCGCTTCCGCATCGGCGACGAGGAAGCGGCGCATGGCCCCGGTTCCACCCTCTTCGCCCCCGCGGGCACCGAACACGGCGTCGTCAATGACGGCCCGGACAACGCCCGCCTCCTCGTCCTGATGACCCCCCCTCCGGAGCACGCATGA
- a CDS encoding fumarylacetoacetate hydrolase family protein, translating into MKLATLKDGTRDGRLIVVKRDNSAYALATNVALTLQAALDDWDAKEPQLRALAQQLEAGAVQSRPLDVKALHAPLPRAYEWVDGSAYINHVLLVRKARNAEPPATLRTDPLVYQGGSGDFLAPTQDIPLRDEAWGLDFESEVCVVLGDTPMGTKAEDADKHIKLVMIANDVSLRNLIPEELAKGFGFFQSKPATAFGPFALTPDELGAAWKDGRVHLRMRSTLNGQLVGDADAGPEMHFSFRDLIQHLTRTRAFTAGTLLGSGTVSNEDRSRGISCLAERRMIETIDEGKPKTAFMKPGDTIEIEMLDGEGHSLFGRISQTVVKAP; encoded by the coding sequence TTGAAGCTCGCGACGCTCAAGGACGGAACCCGCGACGGGCGGCTCATCGTCGTCAAGCGCGACAACTCCGCCTACGCGCTGGCCACCAACGTGGCCCTCACGCTGCAAGCGGCCCTGGATGACTGGGACGCGAAGGAGCCGCAGCTGCGCGCGCTGGCGCAGCAGCTGGAAGCCGGCGCGGTGCAGAGCCGCCCGCTGGACGTGAAGGCGCTGCACGCGCCCCTGCCGCGCGCCTACGAATGGGTGGACGGCAGCGCGTACATCAACCACGTGCTGCTGGTGCGCAAGGCGCGCAACGCGGAGCCGCCCGCCACGCTGCGCACGGATCCGCTGGTGTACCAGGGCGGCTCCGGCGACTTCCTCGCGCCCACGCAGGACATCCCGCTGCGCGACGAGGCGTGGGGCCTGGACTTCGAGAGCGAGGTCTGTGTCGTGCTGGGTGACACGCCCATGGGCACGAAGGCCGAGGACGCGGACAAGCACATCAAGCTGGTGATGATCGCCAACGACGTGTCCCTGCGGAACCTCATCCCGGAGGAGCTGGCCAAGGGCTTCGGCTTCTTCCAGAGCAAGCCCGCCACCGCGTTCGGCCCCTTCGCGCTGACGCCGGATGAATTGGGCGCGGCGTGGAAGGACGGACGCGTGCACCTGCGCATGCGCAGCACGCTCAACGGCCAGCTCGTGGGCGACGCGGACGCGGGCCCGGAGATGCACTTCTCCTTCCGCGACCTCATCCAGCACCTGACGCGCACGCGCGCCTTCACCGCGGGCACCCTCCTGGGCAGCGGCACGGTGTCCAACGAGGACCGCTCGCGCGGCATCTCCTGCCTCGCCGAGCGCCGGATGATCGAGACCATCGACGAGGGCAAGCCGAAGACGGCCTTCATGAAGCCCGGGGACACCATCGAAATCGAGATGCTGGATGGCGAGGGGCACAGCCTCTTCGGCCGCATCTCCCAGACGGTGGTGAAGGCGCCATGA